In Edaphobacter paludis, a single window of DNA contains:
- a CDS encoding cell division protein FtsL, translated as MAATAIAGQQIEMMGTRRQSQSRAATLAERNRELYEAQRRARRGPTPEVFFTKHLDNSRLVKADDPERKREMRSFAAVMSVLFVLVMVYVWQHFSAIEMGYNIEAQKVQVEHLSEQNRQLRLSEAELTDPQRIDRIAKQLGLDAPQPGQVVRQDGSDLNAPVLAQAHAPKFVGQ; from the coding sequence ATGGCAGCGACGGCGATAGCAGGACAACAGATTGAGATGATGGGCACGCGGCGGCAGTCGCAGAGCCGTGCAGCGACGCTGGCAGAGCGGAACCGTGAGCTGTATGAGGCCCAGCGCAGGGCGCGGCGTGGTCCTACGCCCGAGGTCTTTTTTACGAAGCACCTTGACAACAGCCGGCTTGTGAAAGCGGACGATCCCGAGCGGAAGCGCGAGATGCGCAGCTTCGCCGCAGTGATGAGCGTCTTGTTTGTGCTGGTGATGGTATATGTGTGGCAACACTTCTCGGCGATCGAGATGGGCTACAACATCGAAGCGCAGAAGGTGCAGGTAGAGCATCTGAGCGAGCAGAATCGGCAGCTTCGGCTGTCAGAGGCTGAATTGACTGATCCTCAGCGGATTGACCGGATCGCGAAGCAGCTTGGACTTGACGCTCCCCAGCCTGGTCAGGTGGTGCGGCAGGACGGAAGCGATTTGAATGCTCCGGTGCTGGCGCAGGCCCATGCTCCCAAGTTCGTTGGGCAGTAG
- a CDS encoding penicillin-binding protein produces the protein MKQAPRQTLTAPIRRIRFVYVTLFFCLWVGLIVLRLGWVQVVRHSEFVHRAAQQQQRTFEVAPRRGMLYDRNLRELAMTVLVDSVYAVPSELGDNKENAAQMLSEIVHSDPADSYTSENRILARLNASRNFAWIARKLDPETAKRVRELNLKGVYFQKEFKRFYPNNDLAAQVLGYVGTDDEGLGGLELEFDDDMHGTPGHMLTALDAKRHVLGSEESQPLPGENLVLTVDANIQYIAEKALDAQMEKMKALHGTVVVQDPHTGQILALAISPRFNPNDSRHMQPGSLTDLAVSDVYEPGSTFKLVTYSAALDAGGVEPTDIVDCQGGAMTLFGRTMHDDKSDHFGRVTVQYALEHSSDVGAVKMVQKIGNEKFYHYMKAFGFGERTGIELPSETRGLLRPPQKWGATSFMSMAIGQEVAVTPIQLVTMVSTIANGGMYLPPHILLNSTDEMKGDPRLKAVAFHPENELPDPLPDGAHRVISELTSAKMRKMMQGIVEEGTGKIAALNGYSAAGKTGTAQKIDPETHTYSHTKLVASFAGFAPVSNPAISVTVVIDTPTVGTRYGSETSGPVFAEVAQQVLEYLGVPHDQPLKAKKGVPVLTAKDLVDDAPADSTADLTAMFDDANNLPADDPLRNPTATAAAQTVAADKAAAAETKATEKGKSPGIVDLLPAKILSAFKASGGTSSSMPDAAAGETTRLSPVNNTPMAQTGSGNNVLVDASKRVAVPSFTGVGLRAALEQADAVGLRVKPMGSGLAREQVPIAGTMVPSGTEIVVRFTR, from the coding sequence ATGAAGCAGGCGCCACGGCAGACGTTGACGGCTCCGATACGGAGAATCCGTTTCGTCTACGTGACGCTTTTTTTCTGCCTCTGGGTGGGATTGATTGTATTGCGGCTTGGCTGGGTGCAGGTGGTGCGGCACTCCGAATTTGTGCATCGCGCGGCGCAACAGCAGCAGCGGACCTTTGAAGTGGCTCCGCGACGCGGAATGCTGTACGACCGCAACCTGCGCGAGCTGGCGATGACGGTGCTGGTCGACAGCGTCTATGCAGTCCCGTCGGAGCTGGGGGACAACAAGGAAAATGCAGCGCAAATGCTGTCGGAGATTGTGCATTCCGATCCGGCGGACAGCTACACCTCCGAGAATCGGATACTGGCCAGACTCAATGCGTCGAGAAATTTTGCGTGGATTGCGCGAAAGCTTGATCCGGAGACGGCAAAACGTGTACGTGAACTGAATCTGAAGGGCGTTTATTTTCAAAAAGAATTCAAGCGGTTCTATCCGAACAACGATCTGGCGGCACAGGTGTTGGGCTATGTAGGCACGGACGATGAAGGACTGGGCGGGCTGGAACTTGAGTTTGACGACGACATGCATGGCACGCCGGGGCATATGCTGACGGCGCTCGATGCGAAGCGGCACGTACTGGGGAGCGAAGAGAGTCAGCCATTGCCGGGCGAGAACCTGGTGTTGACGGTCGATGCGAATATTCAGTACATCGCCGAGAAGGCGCTGGATGCGCAGATGGAGAAGATGAAGGCGCTCCACGGAACGGTGGTGGTGCAGGACCCACACACCGGGCAGATTCTTGCACTGGCTATCTCTCCACGGTTCAATCCAAATGATTCCCGGCACATGCAGCCTGGCTCCTTGACCGACTTGGCGGTGAGCGATGTGTATGAACCTGGTTCGACTTTTAAGCTAGTGACCTATTCGGCGGCGCTTGACGCGGGCGGGGTCGAGCCGACCGATATTGTCGATTGTCAGGGCGGTGCGATGACGCTGTTTGGCCGCACCATGCATGATGATAAGTCCGATCATTTTGGCCGTGTGACAGTGCAATACGCGCTGGAGCATTCGAGCGACGTAGGCGCTGTGAAGATGGTGCAGAAGATTGGGAACGAAAAGTTCTACCACTACATGAAGGCCTTTGGCTTTGGTGAGCGGACCGGTATTGAATTGCCTTCCGAAACGCGTGGGCTTTTGCGTCCTCCGCAAAAGTGGGGAGCCACCAGCTTCATGTCCATGGCGATTGGGCAGGAGGTTGCCGTTACGCCGATCCAACTCGTCACGATGGTCAGTACCATTGCAAATGGCGGGATGTATCTGCCGCCCCATATTCTGTTGAATTCGACTGATGAAATGAAGGGCGATCCGCGGCTAAAGGCGGTTGCATTTCATCCGGAGAACGAGTTGCCTGATCCTCTGCCGGATGGAGCGCATCGTGTGATCTCCGAGCTAACGTCGGCGAAGATGCGAAAGATGATGCAGGGAATCGTAGAAGAAGGAACAGGTAAGATTGCTGCGTTGAATGGGTACAGTGCGGCTGGAAAAACAGGCACGGCGCAGAAGATCGATCCCGAAACGCACACCTACTCGCACACCAAGTTGGTTGCCAGCTTCGCAGGATTTGCTCCGGTAAGCAATCCGGCCATCTCCGTAACGGTAGTGATCGACACCCCGACAGTCGGTACACGATACGGAAGCGAGACCAGCGGTCCGGTATTTGCCGAAGTAGCCCAGCAGGTGCTCGAGTATCTCGGCGTACCCCACGACCAGCCGCTGAAGGCGAAGAAGGGGGTACCGGTGCTGACAGCGAAGGATTTGGTCGACGATGCTCCGGCGGATAGCACGGCTGATCTAACTGCAATGTTTGATGATGCGAATAACCTGCCTGCGGACGACCCGTTGCGGAATCCGACCGCTACCGCTGCGGCCCAAACGGTTGCGGCGGACAAGGCCGCCGCTGCGGAGACAAAGGCTACTGAAAAAGGGAAGTCGCCGGGAATTGTAGACCTGCTGCCTGCGAAGATACTGTCTGCGTTCAAGGCCAGTGGGGGGACGAGTTCGTCTATGCCGGATGCCGCAGCGGGAGAAACTACGCGGCTGTCGCCCGTGAATAACACACCCATGGCTCAGACAGGCAGCGGAAACAATGTTCTGGTGGACGCCAGTAAGCGTGTGGCGGTGCCTTCGTTTACAGGAGTGGGCCTGCGTGCTGCCTTGGAGCAAGCAGACGCCGTCGGATTGCGAGTAAAGCCCATGGGAAGTGGCCTGGCAAGGGAGCAGGTGCCAATTGCAGGGACGATGGTGCCGAGCGGGACGGAGATTGTGGTTCGTTTTACGCGGTAA
- a CDS encoding UDP-N-acetylmuramoyl-L-alanyl-D-glutamate--2,6-diaminopimelate ligase has translation MRWTDLLANLGVVESATAPVEITSVEYDSRRIKAGDVFVAMRGGATDGNLYLEAAIEQGAAAVVTDSRAAYEVLRREHTSVGAALVEHGRRSLADVSAAVMGHPERRLALSAVTGTNGKTTTAFLLEAMLRSVRRTCVLIGTIEMHVGDEVRVSPHTTPESRDVLAIFADGVKVGATEAVMEMSSHALEQERVWGLPVDVAIFTNLTQDHLDYHGTMEAYFAAKARLFAGVGTPPPRVAVLNADDPYSERLIVDAEHSQMLLYGMEGKGEFRAESVQMLAGETRFRMVTPAGAVEVRSPLSGRVNVYNLLAASTAAWARGLTLDEILVAAAAGAQVPGRFEVVPGGDTGITVVVDYAHTEDALRNLIALGRELVKEHGGRVITLFGCGGDRDRTKRSRMGQAAGEGSDLVVLTSDNPRTEEPMAIIEEALAGVTATGTTCIVEEDRAGAIEIAIRSASAGDIVLLAGKGHEKVQILRDGTVPFDDVAVAAAVLKEIE, from the coding sequence ATGCGGTGGACGGATCTTCTTGCGAACCTTGGGGTGGTGGAAAGTGCGACAGCGCCGGTGGAGATTACCAGCGTCGAGTATGACTCGCGAAGGATAAAGGCCGGCGATGTATTTGTCGCGATGCGCGGCGGGGCCACGGATGGGAACCTATACCTAGAGGCAGCCATAGAGCAGGGCGCGGCCGCGGTAGTGACAGATTCGCGCGCGGCTTATGAGGTATTGCGGCGAGAACATACGTCGGTTGGTGCGGCTCTGGTCGAGCATGGGCGGCGGTCGTTGGCTGATGTAAGCGCGGCTGTGATGGGGCACCCTGAACGGCGGCTGGCCTTGAGCGCGGTTACGGGGACAAATGGGAAGACGACCACGGCGTTTCTGTTGGAAGCCATGCTGCGGAGCGTTCGACGGACCTGCGTCTTGATTGGGACGATTGAGATGCATGTAGGGGATGAAGTGCGAGTGTCTCCGCATACAACGCCGGAGAGCCGGGATGTGTTGGCGATCTTTGCCGATGGGGTGAAGGTTGGCGCGACAGAGGCAGTGATGGAGATGTCGAGCCATGCGTTGGAACAGGAGCGGGTCTGGGGCCTTCCGGTCGACGTTGCCATCTTTACCAACCTGACGCAGGACCATCTGGACTATCACGGAACGATGGAGGCTTATTTTGCGGCGAAAGCTCGGTTGTTTGCGGGCGTAGGCACTCCGCCGCCGCGGGTCGCAGTGTTGAATGCGGATGATCCGTATAGTGAACGGTTGATCGTCGACGCAGAGCACTCGCAGATGTTGTTGTATGGGATGGAGGGCAAAGGGGAATTTCGTGCCGAGTCTGTGCAGATGCTTGCGGGAGAGACGCGATTTCGTATGGTGACTCCTGCTGGCGCGGTGGAGGTGCGGTCTCCACTGAGCGGTCGGGTCAATGTTTACAACCTGTTGGCAGCAAGCACGGCGGCCTGGGCTCGCGGATTGACGCTGGACGAGATTCTTGTCGCGGCGGCCGCAGGTGCACAGGTACCAGGACGATTCGAGGTAGTACCTGGGGGCGATACGGGGATCACGGTGGTGGTGGACTACGCGCATACGGAGGATGCTTTACGGAACTTAATTGCGCTGGGACGTGAGTTGGTGAAGGAACATGGTGGGCGGGTAATTACGCTGTTCGGTTGTGGCGGCGACCGGGACAGGACGAAGCGGTCTCGGATGGGACAGGCTGCAGGCGAAGGAAGCGATCTGGTCGTGCTGACCAGCGACAATCCACGTACGGAAGAGCCTATGGCGATTATTGAAGAGGCTCTGGCCGGGGTGACTGCGACGGGTACAACCTGCATCGTAGAAGAAGACCGTGCGGGAGCGATTGAAATTGCGATCCGCTCGGCGAGCGCTGGAGATATTGTGCTGCTGGCAGGCAAGGGCCATGAGAAGGTGCAGATTCTGCGGGACGGGACGGTGCCGTTCGATGATGTGGCCGTGGCTGCCGCGGTTTTGAAGGAGATTGAATGA
- the murF gene encoding UDP-N-acetylmuramoyl-tripeptide--D-alanyl-D-alanine ligase, whose amino-acid sequence MKLTLGQVADWIHADGEFDTSLEALGYSIDSRTVGAGELFFAVKGERLDGHDYVAGALAAGALAAVVSNRWVVPAEVDETKLLRVSDCEDCVLLALQKLAHAVRRQWGGRVIGVTGSAGKTTTKDAVALVLAARFKVLKSQGNLNNGFGLPLQLLKLERDHEVAIIEMGMNHAGEIAALAKIAEPDWAVVSNVGPVHLEFFPDGMAGIARAKYELIEGLPADGVAVLNFDDNYVASFGRGLGERAVFYGVNEGAEVRAVHVAEVGAEGVVFTVEAFGERASVQLRMLGRHNVPNALAAIATGLQSGISLGECAAAVGELRASDKRGEVVQWRGATLINDCYNSNPRALDAMVDALMAMPGERHIVVAGEMLELGPEGEALHAACGQRMAERGVTKVVGVRGAAEALVKAAREGGADATFVADSETAGKWLQANVRAGDAVLLKASRGVMLERALAGLT is encoded by the coding sequence ATGAAATTGACACTGGGTCAGGTTGCGGATTGGATTCACGCTGACGGGGAATTCGATACATCGCTGGAGGCGTTGGGGTATTCAATTGATTCTCGAACCGTTGGGGCTGGCGAGCTGTTCTTTGCCGTCAAAGGAGAGCGGCTGGATGGGCACGATTATGTCGCAGGCGCGCTTGCCGCAGGGGCGCTTGCCGCAGTGGTCAGCAATCGTTGGGTGGTGCCTGCAGAAGTAGATGAGACAAAGTTGCTGCGCGTCTCCGACTGCGAAGACTGCGTGTTGCTGGCGTTGCAGAAGCTGGCCCATGCGGTGCGGCGGCAGTGGGGCGGCCGAGTGATCGGAGTGACCGGATCTGCGGGGAAGACGACGACGAAGGATGCCGTGGCGCTCGTTTTGGCGGCGCGGTTCAAGGTGCTGAAGTCGCAGGGAAATTTGAACAACGGGTTCGGTCTGCCGTTGCAGTTGTTGAAGCTGGAGCGGGACCATGAGGTCGCGATCATCGAAATGGGCATGAACCACGCCGGTGAGATTGCCGCTCTCGCGAAGATTGCGGAGCCGGATTGGGCTGTCGTCTCGAATGTGGGGCCGGTACATCTGGAGTTCTTTCCGGACGGCATGGCCGGGATTGCGCGGGCAAAGTATGAGCTGATCGAGGGGCTTCCAGCGGATGGTGTTGCCGTACTAAATTTTGATGATAATTACGTGGCATCCTTTGGACGAGGATTGGGCGAACGTGCAGTCTTCTATGGGGTAAATGAGGGCGCTGAGGTTCGTGCCGTGCATGTGGCCGAGGTTGGAGCTGAGGGGGTGGTGTTTACCGTAGAAGCGTTTGGCGAGCGGGCCAGCGTGCAGTTGCGAATGCTGGGGCGGCATAATGTTCCAAATGCGCTGGCGGCGATAGCGACAGGGCTGCAAAGCGGCATATCGCTTGGCGAATGTGCCGCGGCTGTGGGAGAACTGCGGGCAAGTGATAAACGCGGCGAAGTGGTGCAGTGGCGAGGTGCGACGCTCATTAACGATTGTTACAACTCCAATCCGCGGGCGCTGGACGCAATGGTGGATGCGTTGATGGCCATGCCGGGCGAGCGGCATATTGTGGTGGCGGGAGAGATGCTGGAGCTTGGGCCGGAGGGCGAGGCGCTCCACGCCGCCTGCGGGCAGAGGATGGCGGAGCGTGGCGTGACGAAGGTAGTCGGAGTTCGCGGCGCTGCGGAGGCGTTGGTGAAGGCTGCCCGCGAGGGCGGAGCGGACGCCACATTTGTAGCGGACTCTGAGACGGCGGGTAAGTGGCTGCAGGCGAACGTGCGGGCTGGCGACGCGGTATTGCTGAAGGCGTCGCGGGGTGTGATGCTGGAACGGGCTTTAGCAGGCCTGACCTAG
- the mraY gene encoding phospho-N-acetylmuramoyl-pentapeptide-transferase gives MLYWLLYQKLFPYYRLFRIFRYLTFRTVFASLTALLIGLLIGPYVIEKLREFQIGQYIREEGPQSHQKKSGTPTMGGVLILISILVPTLLWSDLSNPLVWLVMLSTLAFGAIGFADDYIKVVHRRNKGLTARAKLGLQLLVSGGVAVALVALETRGNYSTRLMVPFAKRFRPDLVIDSLLHMPHIWWLAYAGFVVFVMIVIAGSSNAVNLTDGLDGLAIGCTIIAAGALTVLTYVSGHVVFADYLELQRMPLVSELTVFCGAMVGASIGFLWYNAHPAEVFMGDVGSLALGGAIGTVAVVIKQELLLPFIGGVFILEAVSVMLQVGSYKLRNGKRIFKMAPLHHHFELMGWSESKVIARFWIMALVFALFALTTLKLR, from the coding sequence TTGCTCTATTGGCTGCTCTATCAGAAGTTGTTTCCCTACTATCGTCTCTTTCGCATCTTTCGCTACCTTACGTTTCGCACGGTATTCGCAAGCCTGACGGCGCTGCTGATCGGCCTGCTGATTGGGCCGTATGTGATTGAGAAGCTGCGCGAGTTTCAGATTGGACAGTACATCCGCGAAGAGGGGCCGCAGTCGCACCAGAAGAAGAGCGGAACGCCCACGATGGGCGGCGTACTCATCCTTATATCGATCCTCGTGCCAACGCTGCTGTGGTCGGATCTATCGAATCCGCTGGTTTGGCTGGTGATGCTGTCGACGCTGGCCTTTGGGGCCATCGGGTTTGCAGACGACTACATCAAGGTGGTTCATCGCAGAAACAAGGGCCTCACTGCGCGGGCCAAGCTGGGATTGCAGCTTCTGGTGAGCGGCGGAGTGGCCGTGGCACTGGTCGCACTGGAGACGCGCGGCAACTATTCGACTCGATTGATGGTGCCGTTTGCGAAGCGGTTTCGCCCCGACCTGGTAATCGATAGCCTGTTGCATATGCCGCATATCTGGTGGCTGGCATATGCAGGTTTTGTCGTATTTGTAATGATTGTGATCGCAGGTTCAAGTAATGCGGTGAACCTCACCGACGGTCTCGATGGCCTGGCGATTGGCTGCACAATTATTGCAGCAGGCGCGCTGACGGTGCTGACCTATGTGAGCGGGCACGTTGTCTTTGCCGACTATCTGGAGCTACAGCGGATGCCGTTGGTTAGCGAGTTGACGGTCTTCTGCGGGGCAATGGTGGGAGCGAGTATCGGCTTCCTTTGGTACAACGCTCATCCGGCGGAGGTCTTCATGGGCGACGTGGGAAGCCTTGCGCTGGGCGGAGCGATCGGCACGGTGGCTGTGGTCATCAAGCAGGAGCTGTTGCTGCCATTTATCGGCGGGGTGTTTATTCTGGAGGCAGTGAGCGTAATGCTCCAGGTTGGGAGCTACAAGCTGCGCAATGGCAAACGCATCTTCAAGATGGCTCCGCTGCATCATCATTTTGAGTTGATGGGGTGGTCGGAGTCTAAGGTGATTGCGCGGTTCTGGATTATGGCGCTGGTGTTTGCACTGTTTGCTTTGACGACTTTGAAGTTGAGGTAA